The genome window ACTTCCTTTTTATCTATGAATGAGTCGATTTCAGTTGTATTTTCTCTCAAATTTACCAAACGGGTTAAATAAGTTATTTAATATGTCAAATAGGTCTTTGATGTTATGCTTCAATGGTTAGCAACAAGGTGTTTGTCGACAATGGTTAACAAGTGGTCCCAAAAAAGAGTCTAGCTTGGTATGTAATTCATGACTTCTTTATAGAATTTTTCATGTATATAATATGCTTGTATATAAAGTAATGATATATTATCCTCCGTCTGTTACATGCTGGTGGTTTTTGTGTGGTCCCTAAAAAGAGCTGgtggtttgtgtgtgtttttttatgGGTTTTGTTTGAATTTAAAGGTTCCATGGTTTTACTGTGAATGGTCTTTTATTTTGGAGTTATGGATTTTGACTTTCCTCTACTCATACTCTCTCGGTAATCAATTTTGCTcatttttgttctttttaattgTGTGCCAGTGTTTTTGTTTATACTGTTGGATAAGACTTAGAGATTTGGGTGACATTTGAATATGTTTGGGTAAGAACTTCTTCTTAATCTATCGTTCTTGAATTTTATTTGAATTAGTTATAGTTTACAGCTTTATATTAACTTAATAAAGTATTAAAAGTTTCAAGAAATTTATGGTATTTTCATTTGGTAAACCGTGTATATACGCGGTCTAGAGCTCTCATGAATTCAGGTCGTCCAATCTTTTTTCTCAGTGTATAAATGGTGATTTCACTTTTTCAACCATTTATAGAGTTTACAAATAGTGATGTTTCATGCTATTAAAGCTTATTTTTGGTTTTGAAATTGTGGAATAAGGGAGACATGCATTCTGCTCTTTGGGGTTCTAAGGTAGGAAATAGTTAGAGGACTACAAATGACAGTAGCTATACATGGAGTTAGTAATTGGCAAATTGATGCTTTATGTTCTTAGAATTTTGAATCCAATATATGTTTTATACATCGTTttatatatagttttatataCGTAAGCGAAAGAAgctaaaaatgatgaagaaattggtATATTCTTGTATTCTATTTAATATATTTCTTAATCGGGATTTGTTTTTTATTATCATCATTCGTTTTTACCCAATATATTTTTGTTTTCACTGTCAGAACCCTACATGTAGTAGCAACTAACTCTACATCAtctgtttttttttccttttttggtGATGATGTTTGAAATTTGGTGATCAGTTGGTTCAGGCAGGCTGAGGCGGCTTTTTCGTCGACCACCGAAATGGCGGTGGTGAAGGAATTTGGTGGATGTGAGTCGTAATTTGACCATTCACAATAACCTTAAGTGTCCTTTGTTTAATGTTTCTTAAGGTTATTGGATTTAAGTGTCCTTTTCTTCTTATTAATTTTGGAGATATTGTTTGATGTTTCTTAAGGTTATTGGATTTAAGTGTCCTTTTCTTcttattaattttaataaaaactgTTAAAAGGTCCAACGGCATGCGGTTGAAGATCAAGTTGCTTACTTTGGACAAACACCGTCACGTCTTTTGACAGTCCCTCATATTAGCAAAATTGTGAATGGGAAGTATACTTTTATGAAGCTCAGTTAGGTAACCTTCTATTGTTCTGTATTGAGcagttttgttttttatttgagATTTGGGGAATAGTATGAGAAAAAAGAATGTAATTTGTTGTTCATGTGTTACATTTTTCCAACCATTATATGAATACTCTACAGTTCGAACTTGCCATTATATTAAATATATGCTGTGCTAATTTAGATAATAGGTTGTTACTATGTTTTACAAGTTTTGGACCATTATATGAATATTCTACAATTCGAACTTACCATTCTGGTGTAAATGGGTTGCTACCTCTATAAATGAATCACTTTTTTTTTCTCAAGTTTGTGGTTATATTTAATTGGGAGTCTCTGGTTTGCAACTTTTATGTGGACCCAACAGGTATGTTTACCAATCTCTTGGCTTCATTTATCCATTATTTTGATTTGATGTGTGTCGTTTAGTTGCTACCAAAGTAATATGCCATATTCATACTACATTTGTATGAAGGAAGCCCCTTTACTCCTATTACGGTCAAGACGTGGGAGCTTCAGTTTTAACACCATAAGAGTTTCTTATATTTAGGGCACATGATGTGGAATATGGTGTATGAAATGCACATATGGGTTGTAAGAAATAAGCAtgcatatattttatatattaactTATGTTCTTTCATGACATCCACACTTTGTAGTAGTAATATGTGtaaaaataatttgttttaaCTTTCATTAGTTTGAATCTGCCATGATATAATAACTCTTCTACAGGCATGCAATGCTCATGGCCTCAACTGTGTCCTTTTTTGGTAAATTGTTTGTAGTAAACTGCTTCGATATTAATTATATAACTTGAGATGACGTATGTCTTTTTACATAGTAATAAATTTGAATCAAAGTAATATGCTTCGCCTGAGCACCTAGGCGCAAGAAGcgagcgcctttaataactatgggtTTAATAGcgagcgcctttaataactatgcgtTTGTACAGAATatttcaaagtaaataatatggTTTTGTTGATACAATTAAATTACTTCTTTTTTGGGACGTCTTTCAAGGAAAACAAGATAAAGAAGGTACCATCTTTACATTACAGCCTTATATGCTTCTCATACTTAGGGGTGCTTTTAATAACAAGATGCTTAAACGCACATCCAAACACCCTTCGATACAAGTTAACCATTAGATGAATCATGATTGTCCGTAATGATGAAATACTATTTTTTTTTGGAAGGTTGCAGTTCTCTGCATTGGTATAAAAAGGTATAAAATAAacattaaatatatataaaaaattatttgCAAAACGGATCTGTTTATCATAAAGAGATTCGTCGTTCCTGACCCTGCTTCACCTTAATTGTTATTTGAACAAGTAATTTTTTCCTTAAATTTTTAACTACCATATTGCTTAACACgaaatagcgggcgctatttcATCGCTAACGCGACGTAGCATCTAGGTACGTTGTTGCTattcgctatcgataactatgcCGTGAAATTTACAGGTGATAACCTGTACATGTGATAATGGGTCGGGTAGCGATTAACCCGTAAACCTTTTTTTTCAGTTTTAGAATCTTTATGATTACAAAACAAATCATTATTACAATAACTATGAAATAAGCATTTTGTTTACTTATTGTTTTAATCAACCTACTCTTGACTTGATATATTAGGATAAAGCTTTGTTATTGATAGTTGAAATTCACAATAATGTTTACCTTTGGGTTGATTTGTCGTTGATAGATTAGGATAAAGCTTTGTTATTGTTTTAGCCAACCTACTCTTGACTTGATAGATCAGTCTCAATCTTTAGGAGAAACTGTGTTATAATGTGGGATGACCTGAATAAATGGAAATGTAGTCGTTGATATATAGAATGGAAGGGTTATTATCCATTCTTAAATGGTACGGGTCTTGGTTTTTGAGTGGGTCAATTCGGGTTATATATTTTCTTTACTAAAATGGTCCAACGGATAAAATTAGACAATAAAGCAACTGAAGGGATCAAACCAAATGTCACTAGAAATGTAATTTTAATGCAGAAATCCTcctaaacgttttattaaaataaCGGGAGTATTGATGTGGCGAGTGATGTGACAGGTTTGGATTTTGGGCTTTAACCAACGTTTTGCACGTTTTTAGTATGAGACTGATTATGATTAGATGCTTTTAGTATGATAACTCATATTAGAAGCACCTTATGTCAAGAGAAGAGATGCTTCCAGCAACTCATAAAATTTTGAATAAAAGTAGAGTTGCATTTAGCTTTAAATTTAGTTGTCCAACTAATCTATATTTgaaaattatttttaattttgaagACGTTAACGTTTAATTAATATACCTTATTAGTCACGCATTATtcattattaaaatatatatacagttgtgtttaaaaaatttaaatatccgacccgtgagtattcacgggttataacctagttatacaatatataaattgggtcccaTGACTTTCCGCCCTCTCGAAACTTTTGATCAAGCTCCACCACTGCTCCCTACACTCACATAACTCGCCCGACCTCATCCTTAGTACCCAGATAAGGCTCCCAAACTAAAACTTAGGTTGTAAGTACTCTTGAATGATTATACACTCGTTTCATAAATCACATCTGGTATAACATGCAAATCACATCCTTTGAACTCTCAACCTCGTTGTTGTGAAGTACACCATTGATTATATTATATataggaataatggattttaataatccaaactattaGTCATTGGCCGGCAATTgtctcaacttcaaaaataaccagtggtggtctcatcttttcacatattgtaaactaaTAGACATTTACTAACAGAACCTTAATTCCTTTTTGTCCACTTATCGTTTTTGGTTTAGTAAAGATCCACTAGTTTACAATATATAAAAAGGTGTTATTTTTGAAATTGGGACATAGTTAGTATTATTAAAATTCATTACTCCTCCTTGTATATAGCATACCAATGAATAGTgcctattttttttttctttttttggggTTTATTAGTTTTACTTTAACTTTTAACATTCATACTTATAGCCTCTAACCTTTTCAAAAACTGTGTAAAATATCATTTTTACTCCATAGAGTTTTACATGTTTTCTTTTATGTACACGTCGGTTTAAATACAAATTAGTTTACGTTTCGATGTAGATTTTTTTCCAGAGTTCCGTCGGGGCAAATATACTATATTTCCGTTCTTATTTTTATGTGTGTTTTCAGTTGATCACTTAGTGTTATtaattcatatattttttttttatgttttcccCGGTTTTGATCATCGTTCAGTTAGCACGGTAACAAGTAGCTATTTTtaagataataaaaaaaacatgttttatttggAAATGAGTATTTGTAGTTATGGCGACTTTTTCACCAAGAAAACCGGAGGCCTATAAATACCTCAACCCCCTACAAATACATGGCATACCTCCATCTACATCACTCCAATTTCTCACTTTTGATCAGTTTCTGCATCTCAATCTCAACCAACAAGCATAATGGCCACAATCAAATCAGTAATGGCTCGACAAATCTTCGACAGCAGAGGCAATCCAACCGTCGAGGTATGTTTCTTTCGTTGTTCATTTTCATAGATCCATATTAAATTATACGTTAGAAACAGTGTTTATTATTGATTTGAAttgttatatgattgttttatttaaagttggatgttattttttgtttgttATAGGTTGATGTTATTCTAGCAAATGGTACATGGGCCCGTGCAGCTGTTCCTAGTGGGGCGTCCACCGGTAAGATCTCTTTCTCTAATGGAAAAAAAAACTGTTATGACAGTTAGAGAACCCGCAAATGTGGGTTCATTTGCGGGTTCCATAGACATATAGACGAGAGACTCTTAGACGCTCGCAAGTCTGTCTATAGACGTTTTTGGCCAATGTGTTTGTGGGGAACGAGGGGCTTGCACACGCAAAACGTGGGCCCTTTTAACTTTTTccccttttcttttcctttttttaaataaattttaattagtttgattttttttttctaagatTTTTGTGAAATTTGTAAAAACTTTGTATGTATTTATAAGAGTTTGTGAAATTTGTATATTTCGTTTAGGGATTTCTTTTTAAATTTGtgaacttttaaaaaaaaattggaagaTTTATGAAACTTGTAAAGAATTTTTATAAACAtctaaaagatttttttttacattGTTGGTATCGTTTAGGGATTTCTTTTTAAATTTGTgaactttaaaaaaaaatggaaaatttaTGAAATTTGTAAAGAATTTTTATAAACATCTAAAAGTTTTTTCTTTTTAAAGTCATGCACTGCAATCTGCATATGgtcaaaagattttttttttacattggTGGTATAGTTTAGGGATTTCTTTTTAAATTCGTGAActttaaaaaaaatggaaaaattaTGAAATTTGTAAAGAATTTTTATAAACAtctaaaagatttttttttttataaaaaaagtcaAGCACTGCATATggtcaaaagttttttttttttttttttttttttttttttttatattgatgGTATGGGTATACTATAGCCTTCTGATATATTTATATTGATTGTAGCATTCATACATTTAATTTGTATAATTTGTAAGCAACCATAATATTTTTCTAGAATTTTTAACATCAGAATAAGCTATGCATATAATTCTTGTCCTGTAGGTGTCTATGAAGCACTAGAACTAAGAGATGGAGGCTCAGATTACTTAGGAAAAGGTGTCTCCAAGGTGAGTTAACACCCTTCTGGATTACGGTTTCGGTTTAAGTTTACTACACGCCTCATGATGCTAATTTAAGTTTATTTTACGTTCTATGATCAGGCGGTGTCCAACGTGAACACTATTATCGGCCCTGCTATTGCCGGCAAGGTTTGTTTCACTTTCATCAGCCTTAAGTTATCCCTTGATATCAATTTCATTGTTGTTATTTTCCGCTTTAAGGACCATAAAAACCAATGTTTTGGATCATATAATGTGCATGATTCGAATGCGTgtttatttaaattattattttacagGACCCGACTGATCAAACTGGTATCGACAATTTCATGGTTCAAGAACTAGATGGAACCAAGAACGAGTGGGGTTGGTGCAAGCAAAAGGTATAGTTCCAAACGTTAAATCGATTTCTTTTCTTGCACAAAATTCGACATTAATCATACTTACGAATGAATCACTTTGTTGTTTAGCTTGGCGCAAATGCCATTCTGGCGGTGTCTCTTGCAGTCTGCAAAGCGGGAGCGAGTGTCAAAAACATTCCTCTTTACAAGGTAacatctaacttataataaaagactccaaataatgccacatatctcattctctccttcaacctcataaattttatttatatttgtttaataaatttcttttaatattaattttagttaataaccaatatatagatatcacttatttttatccttgtctttatctaaaattaataaataacttcaattttgcaatttagacccattgtttttttacttttaacccaaagtttttcatcttttgcaatttaatcccaactcttttttattttcaattttagtcCACCATACTTTTCGTCTTTCTGAAGTTTTTCGTTTCATtgtaaattttgtgagttaacgcaccgcaacgtgcgtgtggggttcaacattttttcgtatatttttttcccgtttgactggcccgtcgcgtcacatctatttttctgcgtttgacaagttcgtccaacaagtgggtcctggatggacttagttattatttctattttttacgtttcggtttaatttctcagcaacgagcgtacgtgattcaaagattttacgtctgcttttcgctcggcgttattttttcccgtttttatttgttttgtttttacgagcttttccactgttggtggtcgctgacaatggtatagtattgctactacttaacacagttttatgacaaccgctgcaacgcaggggcttaatactagtatgtTATAAAGAATCTTTGCTCATATCAATgtcatatatatatgtatatatatatattgatgtgtttggtttggaaactttGTGCAGCATATTGCAAACTTGGCGGGCAACAAGAAGTTAGTATTACCAGTACCAGCATTCAACGTTATTAACGGCGGATCACATGCTGGAAACAAGCTTGCTATGCAGGTATAAGTCTTTATTACATACGCACTTTTCGATATACTTAACGTTTCTTGATATTGAGTTGCGTCTTTTTAGGAATTCATGATTCTTCCTACTGGTGCTTCGAGTTTTACGGAAGCCATGAAGATGGGCGTTGAAGTATATCATAATTTAAAGGTGGGTTGAAGCATATTTCTTGAAATGTTTAAATCTGCACCTTTGTTTGTGATTGTTAATCTTTCGCACGCGTTTGCAGTCTGTTATTAAGAAGAAATATGGTCAGGATGCAACCAACGTTGGCGATGAAGGTGGTTTCGCCCCTAATATTCAGGTAATTATGGTTTTAATTTGTCATATATCATTGTGCCATTTAGTTTCGGTTTCTTGATCGTCGTTTAACACGATATTGTCGTCTTGAAATTTAGGAAAACAAAGAGGGCCTCGAGTTGCTCAAGACAGCCATTGCTCAAGCTGGTTACACAGGAAAGGTGATTACGCTAAAACCACTCATTTGCATTAGTTTCCTTGGATCaatgatattttttttaaatcttacGGCTATTTTTTATACTTTGAGGGTTAAAATACCAAAATAaatttaagagtaaaatgccattttcgtccctgaggtttggccgcttttgcgactttcgtccaaaggtttgtttttccgcatctggatccaaaaggtttgaaatcttgccatttcatcggactcgttaactccatccagtTTTCTCCATTAAACGAGGGGTGTTTCCATCTTTCTAGacatttttttatcaaaataaaaaaaaaaaaaaaactattaagaAATAAAGATACACCTATGTTAACTTTCTAGTTATGACTTTTCTTATAAACATTAACAAATAGGTAAAAaggacaaaaatacccctgacttatcGTTAAAACATGATTGGAGTTATTGtgtcggatgaaaatggcaagatgtTAAACCTTTTGGATACATATGCGGAAAagcaaacctttggacgaaagacGCAAAAATGGTCAAATCTAAGGGACGAAAATGGTATTTTactctaaattaaaaaaaaaaaaaaaactaagaagGAAACGCATTAAACGGGTTGAAGTTGCCCAAAGTGTACTTTTGACCCATTTAAAAGGATTACCGATATTGACCCGTTACTCAACCCACCCATTTACCATCTTCTTAACATTACATTCGTGTAGGTTGTCATTGGAATGGATGTTGCTGCATCTGAATTCTACGGAAAAGACAAGACCTATGATTTAAACTTCAAGGAAGAGGTGCGTTTCTCATCCGTAttcattatatattttttatttaataggaataatggaatttaataatcccaactttcaccagttggccgacaacggacccaacttcaaaaataaccactggcggTCCCAACTTTTGACATTTTGTAAAACATTGGACCCTTGCTGGGATAGTAGGAGAGGGTGGTCCCAACTTCAAACATTGGACCACTGGCGGGCACCACTAACATCCTGTTAGCAAGGGTCCAATGTTTTACAAAATGTCAAAAGTTGGGACCGCCAGTGGCTATTTTTGAAGTTAGGTCCGTTGCCGGCCAACTGGTGAAAGTTGGAATTATTAAATTCCATTATTCCTATTTAATAATGGATATTTTTTCTTCATAATTGCACTCTGATACATGTTTGTTTCATTGATCCCTTTACGTAGAACAACAACGGGTCTCAAAAAATATCCGGAGTGCAGCTCAAAGATCTCTATAAATCGTTTGTGAGCGAGTACCCTATTGTGTCGATTGAAGACCCGTTTGACCAAGATGATTGGGAGCATTATGGCAAGATGACTGCAGAATGTGGTGATCAAGTGCAGATTGTCGGTGATGATCTTTTGGTCAC of Helianthus annuus cultivar XRQ/B chromosome 1, HanXRQr2.0-SUNRISE, whole genome shotgun sequence contains these proteins:
- the LOC110882272 gene encoding enolase; amino-acid sequence: MATIKSVMARQIFDSRGNPTVEVDVILANGTWARAAVPSGASTGVYEALELRDGGSDYLGKGVSKAVSNVNTIIGPAIAGKDPTDQTGIDNFMVQELDGTKNEWGWCKQKLGANAILAVSLAVCKAGASVKNIPLYKHIANLAGNKKLVLPVPAFNVINGGSHAGNKLAMQEFMILPTGASSFTEAMKMGVEVYHNLKSVIKKKYGQDATNVGDEGGFAPNIQENKEGLELLKTAIAQAGYTGKVVIGMDVAASEFYGKDKTYDLNFKEENNNGSQKISGVQLKDLYKSFVSEYPIVSIEDPFDQDDWEHYGKMTAECGDQVQIVGDDLLVTNPTRVKKAISEKTCNALLLKVNQIGSVTESIEAVKMSKHAGWGVMASHRSGETEDTFIADLSVGLATGQIKTGAPCRSERLAKYNQLLRIEEELGSEAVYAGANFRKPVEPY